The proteins below come from a single Portunus trituberculatus isolate SZX2019 chromosome 2, ASM1759143v1, whole genome shotgun sequence genomic window:
- the LOC123506151 gene encoding zinc finger protein 180-like produces the protein MSLVSHSPNADPQVFKTYPMAAPLATPGTVLPPVVHPAPTTPPVPPTTPAAAPQPPQPSTTQREGRKHICEVCGKDFSRSDKLTLHRRTHTGEKPYTCSHCGRKFARSDHLKIHTLKHRLTPESRRDLLANAKKSATATSQSVAKPTPQTVCVDVATQVDSGGTEEEEEEDSGLRQECGVCRKVFGSIYKLSRHLRTHTGEKPFFCFCGEKFSRSDVLRTHQRNKHTPNTHPSPEVTDGSPQPTKPKKTTKNETVFTCQYCGKDFKAGYKLTVHLRYHTGEKPFICDFCGKGFARRDHMKKHRKIHTKEGDFEEES, from the exons ATGTCGCTGGTTTCCCATAGTCCAAATGCTG ATCCGCAAGTCTTCAAAACCTATCCAATGGCTGCTCCTTTGGCAACCCCGGGGACAGTGCTGCCTCCAGTGGTTCACCCAGCCCCCACCACACCCCCTGTGCCGCCCACCACCCCTGCCGCAGCACCACAGCCGCCACAGCCCAGCACAAcgcagagggaggggaggaaacatATCTGCGAAGTTTGCGGTAAAGATTTTTCTCGTTCTGATAAATTGACTCTGCACCGTCGCACGCACACAGGAGAGAAGCCTTACACCTGTTCACACTGTGGGAGGAAGTTCGCGCGTTCGGACCATCTTAAAATCCACACTTTAAAGCATCGTTTGACCCCAGAAAGCAGACGAGACTTGCTTGCAAACGCTAAGAAATCGGCCACAGCTACATCACAATCCGTCGCAAAACCAACCCCCCAGACCGTTTGTGTGGACGTGGCGACGCAGGTGGATAGCGgagggacagaagaggaggaggaggaggactctgGGCTGCGGCAAGAGTGTGGAGTCTGCCGTAAAGTCTTCGGATCAATATACAAACTCTCCAGACATTTACGAACGCACACTGGCGAGAAACCATTTTTCTGCTTTTGTGGCGAGAAATTCAGCCGATCGGACGTCCTACGCACACACCAGAGGAACAAGCACACGCCGAACACTCACCCTAGCCCTGAGGTGACTGACGGTTCCCCACAGCCAACGAAACCCAAGAAAACGACGAAAAATGAAACAGTTTTTACCTGTCAATACTGCGGAAAAGACTTTAAGGCTGGTTACAAGTTGACAGTTCATTTGAGGTACCACACTGGAGAGAAGCCTTTTATTTGCGACTTCTGCGGAAAAGGTTTCGCGCGTAGAGACCACATGAAGAAACATCGCAAAATCCATACGAA AGAAGGAGATTTTGAGGAAGAAAGCTGA